gaacaagtcaagtcaagtcaagtttatttgtcacatacacatacgagatgtgcagtgaaatgaaagtggcaatgctcgcggacttttgtgcaaaagacaaacaacaaaacaaccaaacaaattataaacacaatcataacacacatatacctttacataataaataatggaaggaaaaacattctgtagagttagtccctggtgagataggcgtttacagtccgaatggcctctgagaagaaactccttctcaacctctccgttctcaccgcatggcaacggaggcgtttgcctgaccgtagcagctggaacagtctgttgcaggggtggaaggggtctcccatgattatatttgctctggagttacaCCTCCTGTTTTatggttcctgcaggggggtgagtgaagttcccatagttcgTTCGTCACGAGTGCTGAAGCGTGTGACGCAAGGGGtcgaagtttaaggataagggggacatcgtagggctgaatggcctctactcctgcacctattttctatgtttctatgtttctatcgtggTTGAGGCGCCATTATCTCTATTTCAGAGCCAGTTGGATACGTAAATGAAATGCTGCCTCCAGTGGTCACAATCAGATCTTGCGACCAAATACGATGGGACCATTGTGAGTTGAGTTATTGACAGGCGCCTCAGGGATAGTAACACGTGGTGGTTTAGGTGGTAAAACACCGCTCGGACATATTTTAAATCGTTATTCTCTCCTCAGAACCGGTGGCGAATGTCACCCTGCGAGCCAGCGATTCTTCGCCCAGGGAACACTTCGACGCCGTCGTGTTGACGTGTAGCGCCCGGGGAACTCAACTGCAGCGGGATTGGTTATTTCACAATGATCCTGTCCGGGCGAATTACAGGATAACTATAGCCGGTGACACGCTGCTCATCGCCCGTGTACAGAGGACCGACACGGGATGGTACACATGCATCGTAAGCAATGGACTGAACAACGAAAGCGCGGAGACATTTGTGAATGTTTACCGTAAGTACAGAGACGCACAAAGTATTtagtatgtaggtatgttacaaaacctacctgaatcgtggttgagaatctgccccaccccgtgtgcgcgattttgccgctgtttagagggggcgggtttaaaacacgatttttactaggctgttgcaatcgaaaatgttcagcctagtaaatcattaacgaaaaaaaatcgctgaaagaccccgtcgcaaaaggtattattagttttttatggccttgtataatagttatagtagtttaaaaaatcactctctcaacccgcgcgacctctcgcagccccaggttttatataaagcaaacaattaaaggtatgcaccttatttttacattaaaaggggcttgtatataaccctgtatgtAAAGTTTtctatattgtgtacagttttggccagttggccttcataacaagaggagttgagtataggagcaaacaggtccttctgcagttgtacagggccctggtgagaccacacctggagtattgtgtatagttttggccagttggccttcataacaagaggagttgagtataggagcaaagaggtccttctgcagttgtacagggccctggtgagaccacacctggagtattgcgtacagttttggcctcctaatctgaggaaagacgttcttgccatagagggagtacagagaaggttcaccagactgattcatgggatggcaggactttcatatgaagaacgactggatagactcggcttgtactcgctagaatttagaagattgagggggggatcttatagaaacttacaacattcttaagggctagatgcaggaagattgttcccgatgttgggggtgtccagaacaagtcaagtcaagtcaagtttatttgtcacatacacatacgagatgtgcagtgaaatgaaagtggcaatgctcgcggacttttgtgcaaaagacaaacaacaaaacaaccaaacaaattataaacacaatcataacacacatatacctttacataataaataatggaaggaaaaacattcagtagagttagtccctggtgagataggcgtttacagtcggaattgcctctgggaagaaactccttctcaacctctccgttctcaccgcatggcaacggaggcgtttgcctgaccgtagcagctggaacagtctgttgcaggggtggaaggggtctcccatgattatatttgctctggagttacaCCTCCTGTTTTatggttcctgcaggggggtgagtgaagttcccatagttcgTTCGTCACGAGTGCTGAAGCGTGTGACGCAAGGGGtcgaagtttaaggataagggggacatcgtagggctgaatggcctctactcctgcacctattttctatgtttctatgtttctatcgtggTTGAGGCGCCATTATCTCTATTTCAGAGCCAGTTGGATACGTAAATGAAATGCTGCCTCCAGTGGTCACAATCAGATCTTGCGACCAAATACGATGGGACCATTGTGAGTTGAGTTATTGACAGGCGCCTCAGGGATAGTAACACGTGGTGGTTTAGGTGGTAAAACACCGCTCGGACATATTTTAAATCGTTATTCTCTCCTCAGAACCGGTGGCGAATGTCAACCTGCGAGCCAACGATTCTTCGCCCAGGGAAGACATCGACGCCGTCGTGTTGACGTGTAGCGCCCGGGGAACTCAACTGCAGCGGAAATGGTTATTTCACAATGATCGTGTCCGGGCGAATGACAGGATAACTATAGCCGGTGACACGCTGCTCATCGCCCCTGTACAGAGGACCGACACGGGATGGTACACATGCATCGTAAGCAATGGACTGAACAGCGAAATCGCGGAGACATTTGTGAATGTTTACCGTAAGTACAGAGACGCACAAAGTATTtagtatgtaggtatgttacaaaacctacctgaatcgtcgctgagaatctgccccaccccgtgtgcgcgattttgccgctgtttagagggggcgggtttaaaacgcgatttttaataggctgttgcaatcgaaaatgttcagcctagtaaatcattaacgaaaaatcgctgaaagaccccgtcgcaaaaggtattattagttattatggccttgtataatagttatagtagtttaaaaatcactttctcaacccgcgacctctcgcagccccagggttttataaagcaaacaattaaaggtatgcaccttatttttacattaaaaggggcttgtatataaccctgtatgtAAAGTTGtctatattgtgtacagttttggccagttggccttcataacaagaggagttgagtataggagcaaacaggtccttctgcagttgtacagggccctggtgagaccacacctggagtattgtgtatagttttggccagttgtgccttcataacaagaggagttgagtataggagcaaagaggtccttctgcagttgtacagggccctggtgagaccacacctggagtattgcgtacagttttggcctcctaatctgaggaaagacattcttgccatagagggagtacagagaaggttcaccagactgattcatgggatggcaggactttcatatgaagaacgactggatagactcggcttgtactcgctagaatttagaagattgaggggggatcttatagaaacttacaacattcttaacggcta
The genomic region above belongs to Leucoraja erinacea ecotype New England unplaced genomic scaffold, Leri_hhj_1 Leri_390S, whole genome shotgun sequence and contains:
- the LOC129693687 gene encoding carcinoembryonic antigen-related cell adhesion molecule 3-like produces the protein MVLRSVKESDNGDYRLTVNATGVSAQVSTNHTLHALEPVANVTLRASDSSPREHFDAVVLTCSARGTQLQRDWLFHNDPVRANYRITIAGDTLLIARVQRTDTGWYTCIVSNGLNNESAETFVNVYRKYRDAQSI